One region of Lytechinus pictus isolate F3 Inbred chromosome 8, Lp3.0, whole genome shotgun sequence genomic DNA includes:
- the LOC135155301 gene encoding uncharacterized protein LOC135155301, with the protein MSAPPAETDIPAERPIPTLVGSRSSFQLPDEGKTQGQPGESWPLLTPQSVDAPPSMPKFSQPGLPAMRHSISEQLGSNVPLAMQECIWKGEFVELGDLLKAGSPTCNDMTLTLDQASGGFQLRPHPRLIAIRSIEQWTSAMLIYLSIYAERQNERCRELLKYTSVVRTAAASNYNWRDYDVQFRLRHTTQPELSCVVVDTELWLLAATAQPFRAYGGGPYATQGFPSGGRQRQLSFRGKRNSSQSRGAGQSTNKHGPRLGLCFAFTASRCNRGKSCQYRHSCNHCGDHSHGEIACPSVEQLYTERQVLLSSSRAQKICAHTTWPGLLSRHLGVITVLTHCKGLILSKLRYSLHMSWHKYSANTIAAYVSGLSFYLRSNNMEDITQSFPIKRLIDGCRRRHVRKDPTTIQQ; encoded by the coding sequence ATGTCAGCACCTCCAGCTGAGACGGATATTCCGGCGGAAAGACCGATTCCCACCTTGGTCGGGTCGAGATCGAGTTTTCAGCTTCCGGATGAAGGCAAAACACAGGGCCAACCAGGTGAGTCTTGGCCTTTACTAACCCCCCAATCTGTGGATGCCCCTCCCTCAATGCCCAAATTTTCACAGCCAGGCCTTCCTGCCATGCGCCATAGCATAAGCGAGCAGTTGGGCTCGAATGTACCTTTAGCTATGCAGGAATGTATCTGGAAAGGGGAGTTTGTGGAGCTGGGGGATCTGCTAAAAGCAGGATCCCCTACATGTAACGATATGACCCTCACATTAGATCAGGCTAGCGGGGGATTTCAACTGCGCCCCCATCCTCGGCTGATAGCCATCCGCTCTATCGAGCAATGGACGAGTGCGATGCTCATTTATCTTTCGATATATGCAGAGCGTCAAAACGAAAGATGTCGGGAGCTACTTAAATATACGAGTGTGGTAAGGACGGCAGCGGCCTCCAACTATAACTGGCGCGACTATGATGTTCAGTTTCGGCTACGCCACACGACTCAGCCGGAATTATCATGTGTAGTCGTGGATACAGAATTGTGGTTGCTAGCAGCAACGGCACAGCCCTTTCGAGCATACGGGGGAGGCCCATATGCTACCCAGGGCTTTCCCAGCGGAGGTCGGCAGCGACAACTCTCATTTCGAGGGAAGAGGAACTCCAGCCAAAGCCGGGGGGCTGGCCAGTCCACTAACAAGCACGGGCCACGGCTCGGCTTGTGTTTTGCATTTACTGCTAGCCGGTGCAACAGAGGAAAAAGCTGTCAGTACCGGCACAGCTGCAACCACTGCGGTGACCATTCCCATGGAGAGATCGCATGCCCATCTGTGGAGCAGCTTTATACTGAACGACAAGTCCTGTTGAGTTCTTCACGAGCCCAGAAAATATGCGCACATACGACATGGCCTGGTCTGCTTTCCAGACATTTAGGGGTGATTACCGTTTTGACACATTGCAAAGGCCTAATATTGAGCAAGTTGCGTTATTCGTTGCATATGTCTTGGCACAAATATTCTGCTAACACAATTGCCGCATACGTATCAGGACTCTCATTTTATCTGCGCAGTAACAACATGGAAGATATTACCCAATCATTTCCAATTAAACGATTAATTGATGGTTGTAGACGTCGTCATGTTCGAAAAGACCCTACTACTATTCAACAATGA